The Alosa sapidissima isolate fAloSap1 chromosome 16, fAloSap1.pri, whole genome shotgun sequence genome has a segment encoding these proteins:
- the thumpd2 gene encoding THUMP domain-containing protein 2: MDNAVITESYRCVRYFCTTGSGLEPFLVEEVKRKLLAIDVEFIPGRVFFTTDAAMESISQLKSAERLFLLLHRSPPIRAPVNQAKAASVVQQSIVGDSEVWKGALCTWSRLRARLTDVKTTRKRKREEGQDEEEDKHTETQPSHPRDTQSGVSEPQTDSEQPKTTFRVSCRSSGVVAKRFSPQDLSRLIGSAITKQLNWRADLKEPELEVNVYLSDDHCVVGILLSSHPLAKRSYIKHTGLRSTVAWAMTSVSNMKEGAVIIDPMCGVGTILLEAAQECPNACFFGLDSDVGQLQKAAENVEYAQLTDRVQLLQASAMGIPLPSGSVDVVICDVPFGRKFSCGSSMAAALPEIVEEMERVLRVGGSLVLLLSLQLSTLLKKKILKDALPCPATTAVGSPASDTLLSSETDTCVTHTHSENAQLSDGLTLRPFCSLHTHSIHKVSLGNTDAVIHTYTKTHGH, translated from the exons ATGGATAATGCTGTAATTACAGAGAGTTATCGATGTGTAAGGTACTTCTGCACCACCGGCAGCGGTCTGGAACCGTTTCTTGTTGAGGAAGTAAAGCGCAAACTGCTGGCCATTGAT GTGGAGTTCATCCCTGGCAGAGTGTTCTTCACTACTGATGCAGCCATGGAGAGCATCAGCCAGCTGAAATCTGCAGAGAGGCTCTTCCTCTTGCTGCACCGATCTCCACCCATCCGAGCTCCAGTCAATCAGG CAAAGGCCGCCAGTGTGGTGCAGCAGAGCATTGTGGGAGATTCCGAGGTCTGGAAGGGAGCTCTTTGCACCTGGAGCCGCCTCAGAGCCAGGCTTACAGACGTTAAGACAACccggaagagaaagagagaagagggtcaggatgaggaagaggacaagCACACGGAGACCCAGCCTAGTCACCCAAGGGACACCCAGAGTGGTGTGAGTGAGCCTCAGACAGACTCTGAGCAGCCAAAGACAACTTTCCGAGTGAGCTGCCGCTCCAGTGGAGTTGTGGCAAAGCGCTTCAGCCCACAG GACTTGAGCCGGCTCATAGGGAGTGCCATAACCAAACAACTGAACTGGCGAGCAGATCTGAAAGAGCCTGAATTGGAG GTAAATGTGTACTTAAGTGATGACCACTGTGTGGTTGGGATATTGCTCTCAAG ccATCCCTTAGCCAAACGCAGCTACATTAAGCACACTGGGCTCAGATCGACTGTGGCGTGGGCTATGACTTCCGTCTCAAACATGAAG GAAGGTGCGGTCATCATTGACCCAATGTGTGGAGTGGGCACCATTTTGCTGGAGGCGGCTCAGGAATGTCCG AATGCATGTTTCTTTGGGCTGGACAGTGATGTGGGTCAGCTACAGAAGGCTGCAGAGAATGTGGAATATGCTCAGCTGACGGATAGAGTCCAGCTACTGCAAGCATCAgctatgg GAATCCCTCTGCCGTCTGGCTCTGTGGACGTGGTCATCTGCGATGTCCCTTTTGGTAGAAAGTTCAGCTGTGGCTCCAGCATGGCTGCCGCTCTACCAGAGATAgttgaagagatggagag aGTTCTCCGTGTTGGCGGGTCTCTTGTGCTCCTCCTGAGTCTCCAGCTCTCTACTCTACTAAAGAAGAAAATTCTCAAGGACGCACTCCCATGTCCAGCCACCACCGCAGTGGGCTCCCCTGCCTCAGACACCCTCCTCAGCTCTGAGACGGACACCTGcgtgacacacacccacagtgaAAATGCTCAGCTCTCAGACGGCTTAACGCTGCGACCTTTCtgctccctacatacacacagcattCACAAAGTCAGCCTGGGCAACACAGATGCAGTAATACACACTTACACCAAGACCCATGGACACTGA